CTCGCTGATATCTCGTTAGAAGAGGAATTTGAAGATTGAGGGCTTTCATTGATGCATGTCACTTGGTATATCTAAACACGGTGACTGATTCCCAGAACAAGAATCAATACTGGCAGTTGTATGAAGAAATACGGAGTTTCCTATAACGTAACGATTGATTTCATCGAGGAAATAATCGCGCCATATACTGATATTCTACCTCTTGGACTGTATGAATATAGGATTGCGAAAGATGCAATTCTCCAATATGGTTTCAGACCTTCCGATGC
Above is a genomic segment from Candidatus Thorarchaeota archaeon containing:
- a CDS encoding type II toxin-antitoxin system VapC family toxin, with protein sequence MKKYGVSYNVTIDFIEEIIAPYTDILPLGLYEYRIAKDAILQYGFRPSDALHFGTMQNHDVTAIVTEDSDFDIVAGIDII